In the genome of Gloeotrichia echinulata CP02, one region contains:
- the eno gene encoding phosphopyruvate hydratase — translation MSNIVDTAIEAIVAREILDSRGRPTVEAEVHLLNGAVGLAQVPSGASTGSFEAHELRDGDKSRYGGKGVLKAVLNVNEVIAPKLLDLDALNQELLDRTLISLDGSANKSNLGANAILAVSLAAAKAGAESLGIPLYRYLGSPLANLLPVPLMNVINGGAHAANNVDFQEFMIVPVGATSFREALRWGAEVFATLSQVLDEKGLLTGVGDEGGFAPNLESNQVALELLVAAIKKAGYKPGEQVALALDVAASEFYKDGQYVYDGKPHAPTEFIDYLGQLVDQYPIVSIEDGLHEEDWQSWQLLTEKLGSRVQLVGDDLFVTNSTRLQKGIEQKAGNAILIKLNQIGSLTETLETIDLATRNGFRSVISHRSGETEDTTIADLAVATRAGQIKTGSLCRSERVAKYNRLLRIEDELGSRALYAGAVGLGPK, via the coding sequence ATGAGTAACATTGTAGATACTGCCATTGAGGCGATTGTTGCCCGTGAAATTCTCGATTCTCGCGGCAGACCGACTGTTGAAGCGGAAGTGCATTTGCTCAATGGTGCTGTGGGATTGGCACAGGTTCCCAGTGGAGCCTCTACAGGCTCCTTTGAGGCGCACGAACTGCGGGATGGAGATAAAAGCCGTTATGGGGGTAAAGGTGTCCTCAAGGCGGTGCTAAATGTCAATGAAGTAATTGCGCCGAAGTTATTAGACCTGGATGCTCTCAATCAGGAATTGCTAGACCGCACACTGATTTCGTTGGATGGTTCTGCCAACAAATCCAATTTGGGTGCTAATGCAATTTTAGCGGTTTCTCTAGCAGCAGCCAAAGCTGGTGCTGAGTCTCTGGGAATTCCCCTATATCGCTATTTGGGTAGTCCTTTAGCGAATTTGTTGCCGGTCCCGTTGATGAACGTGATTAATGGCGGTGCCCACGCAGCTAATAATGTCGATTTTCAAGAGTTTATGATTGTCCCTGTCGGCGCAACTTCTTTCCGGGAAGCATTGCGTTGGGGTGCAGAGGTATTTGCCACTCTCAGCCAGGTATTGGATGAAAAGGGTTTGCTGACTGGTGTCGGCGATGAAGGCGGTTTTGCCCCTAACCTAGAGTCGAATCAGGTGGCTTTAGAATTGCTAGTGGCGGCGATTAAGAAGGCTGGATACAAGCCAGGGGAACAAGTCGCTTTAGCTTTGGATGTAGCGGCTAGTGAATTTTACAAGGACGGCCAATACGTCTACGATGGTAAGCCTCACGCCCCTACGGAGTTTATTGATTACCTAGGGCAATTAGTTGACCAATACCCGATTGTGTCAATTGAGGATGGCTTACACGAAGAAGATTGGCAAAGCTGGCAATTGCTCACCGAGAAGCTAGGTTCCAGGGTACAGTTGGTAGGGGATGATTTATTTGTTACTAACTCTACACGCTTGCAAAAAGGCATTGAGCAAAAAGCAGGTAACGCGATTTTGATTAAACTCAATCAAATTGGTTCTTTAACCGAAACCTTAGAAACAATTGACTTAGCGACCCGCAACGGTTTCCGCTCAGTGATTAGTCATCGTTCTGGAGAAACCGAAGACACAACCATCGCCGATTTAGCTGTCGCTACCCGCGCAGGTCAAATCAAGACAGGTTCTCTGTGTCGCAGTGAACGGGTAGCTAAATACAATCGCTTACTGCGAATTGAGGATGAACTAGGTTCACGGGCCCTGTATGCTGGTGCTGTGGGTTTAGGTCCGAAGTAG
- a CDS encoding quinone-dependent dihydroorotate dehydrogenase: MDIYQVAISPLLFTLLKTDPEWLHQQTIRSLSWLSKTSDRPPAIWVKSLLEQSLCLYDQRLEQTLFGLNFPNPVGLAAGFDKDGVAAGIWSSFGFGFAELGTVTFLAQPGNPRPRLFRLPLDKAALNRMGFNNSGAEVMAARLEQAKHESIFSIPIGINLGKSKATPLETAAHDYLNSFRLLKELGDYFVVNVSSPNTPGLRSLQDAAMLSAILDLLQQENNTQKPIFVKIAPDLEWEAIADIIALAKTYQLAGIIATNTTIRRDGLQTQVISQTGKTVQEEAGGISGAPVRDRSTEVIRFIYKHSQGQLPIIGVGGIFSGADAWEKITAGASLIQVYTGWIYEGPLMVGRILTDLLTQLEQSGLTSIAEAVGLDAKIQNSKI, from the coding sequence ATGGATATTTATCAAGTCGCAATTAGTCCCCTGTTGTTCACTCTGCTGAAAACCGATCCTGAGTGGTTACACCAGCAGACGATTCGCAGTTTAAGCTGGCTCTCAAAAACAAGCGATCGCCCCCCTGCTATATGGGTCAAGAGCTTGTTAGAGCAGTCTTTGTGCCTGTATGATCAACGTTTAGAACAAACTTTGTTTGGGCTAAACTTCCCGAACCCTGTAGGTTTAGCCGCCGGGTTTGATAAGGATGGAGTTGCTGCTGGTATTTGGTCAAGCTTTGGTTTTGGCTTTGCAGAACTAGGAACTGTGACTTTTTTAGCACAGCCGGGAAATCCTCGCCCCCGCTTGTTTCGCTTACCGTTAGATAAAGCTGCGCTTAACCGTATGGGTTTTAATAATAGCGGAGCTGAAGTCATGGCAGCAAGGCTGGAACAAGCAAAGCACGAGTCAATTTTCTCAATACCCATAGGTATAAATTTGGGAAAATCTAAGGCAACACCCTTAGAAACAGCCGCCCACGATTATCTCAATAGTTTTCGTTTATTGAAGGAATTGGGAGACTATTTTGTAGTTAACGTGTCGTCCCCCAATACCCCAGGGCTGCGATCGCTTCAAGATGCTGCTATGCTCAGTGCCATCTTGGATTTATTACAACAGGAAAACAATACACAAAAGCCAATATTTGTCAAGATAGCCCCTGATTTAGAATGGGAAGCGATCGCCGATATTATTGCACTGGCCAAAACTTACCAACTGGCGGGGATTATCGCCACTAACACCACCATTCGCCGTGATGGACTGCAAACCCAGGTGATTAGCCAAACAGGTAAAACAGTCCAGGAAGAAGCGGGTGGAATTAGTGGTGCGCCAGTCCGCGATCGCTCCACCGAAGTAATTCGTTTTATTTACAAGCATTCCCAAGGACAATTGCCCATTATCGGCGTTGGCGGCATTTTTTCTGGCGCAGATGCTTGGGAAAAAATCACCGCTGGTGCTAGCTTAATCCAGGTTTATACGGGCTGGATTTACGAAGGACCGCTGATGGTAGGCCGGATTCTCACTGATTTGCTGACGCAGTTAGAACAAAGCGGATTAACTTCTATTGCTGAGGCTGTAGGCTTAGACGCAAAAATTCAAAATTCAAAAATTTGA
- a CDS encoding AAA family ATPase: MQFEIVKERDKSNKQEKAQTLVEQPKWTLEEVALSKSTLDQIDQMVAYIQNRDKLLTDWQFNRFLKTGSALSINFFGIPGTGKSITAEAIAHKLGMSIIRANYGELESSFVGGTSDNLASIFKTAEETKSLLFFDEADAVLSRRISNLSQAADHGVNSAKSTLLTLLDKFNGIIVFATNLFDNYDEAFLRRILFNIEFLAPDLAMREQLWRFHLSKNVPKEVSYELLADISEGLCGGDIKNITIKLGLKLLTGKVKSIDEALVKEEIEKYTEVKLRHNRNPVLVETIVN, encoded by the coding sequence ATGCAGTTTGAAATCGTCAAAGAGAGAGATAAATCGAACAAGCAAGAAAAAGCACAGACTTTAGTAGAGCAACCTAAGTGGACTCTGGAAGAAGTAGCACTATCCAAAAGCACGCTTGACCAAATTGACCAGATGGTTGCTTACATACAAAACAGAGATAAACTTTTGACTGATTGGCAATTTAATCGTTTTCTGAAAACCGGAAGTGCTTTGAGCATTAACTTTTTTGGCATACCAGGTACAGGTAAAAGTATAACAGCTGAAGCAATTGCTCATAAACTTGGAATGTCAATTATTAGAGCTAACTATGGTGAGCTTGAATCTTCTTTCGTAGGAGGAACATCTGATAACTTAGCATCAATTTTCAAAACAGCAGAAGAAACAAAAAGCTTACTATTCTTTGATGAAGCTGATGCTGTCCTCAGTAGAAGAATCTCCAATCTATCACAAGCAGCCGATCATGGTGTGAATTCAGCAAAAAGTACCTTGCTCACACTCTTAGATAAATTCAACGGGATTATTGTGTTTGCCACAAATCTTTTTGATAATTATGATGAGGCTTTTTTGAGAAGGATTCTTTTCAATATAGAGTTTTTAGCTCCAGATTTAGCAATGAGAGAACAACTATGGAGATTTCATCTATCTAAAAATGTCCCCAAAGAAGTAAGTTATGAGCTTTTAGCAGATATTAGTGAAGGTCTTTGTGGTGGTGATATCAAAAATATCACTATTAAGTTAGGCTTGAAATTGCTAACTGGAAAGGTAAAAAGCATTGACGAGGCTTTAGTAAAAGAAGAAATTGAAAAGTACACAGAAGTAAAACTAAGGCACAATAGAAACCCAGTATTAGTCGAAACTATTGTGAATTGA
- a CDS encoding AAA family ATPase has product MNVNEVVKFIDKIVFDKTGNHLDDVQTAVIGGTWERKTYDDIAQECNVTKNHVGDVGAGLWQLLSQILEEDIKKTNFRSTVERLQIASLPIIVQNNNQENNNHTFNFSSSTPYKDKKNTQENNKHKSKSKSIHYDLTLAPKIINFYNRECELQNIYNWIFNQSTSLISVLGLSGIGKTSLVKRFIDLHLDQFEVIIWRSLKYPKTLNLLIDDLLNVCQQEAKATLGDKLKQFYNILTKNKCLIILDDLHHIFVSGQFAGKYQSEYQDYQNFFTMIAKIEHQSSVILISQEQCAEMESLDENLYPMKFLELSGLYDDQILKNTGLEDEDSWLKLIDLYEGNFRYLKSITSSIKRIFDSKVANFLAENELVITKDMQCLLGQAFNHISPIEQQIILELSKFSQAVSREDLKATLELSSSDFINGLESLQQRYLIQKTKADKILFKLSPVFRQYVRSIC; this is encoded by the coding sequence ATGAATGTAAACGAAGTTGTAAAATTTATTGATAAGATAGTTTTTGATAAAACTGGAAACCATCTAGATGACGTTCAAACTGCTGTAATTGGGGGCACATGGGAAAGAAAAACCTATGATGATATTGCACAAGAATGTAATGTTACTAAAAATCATGTAGGAGATGTAGGTGCTGGATTATGGCAACTTTTATCTCAAATATTAGAGGAAGATATAAAAAAAACTAATTTTCGTTCTACAGTTGAAAGATTGCAGATAGCATCATTACCAATTATTGTTCAAAACAACAATCAAGAAAATAATAATCATACTTTTAATTTTAGTTCATCAACTCCTTATAAAGATAAAAAAAATACCCAAGAAAATAATAAACATAAATCTAAATCTAAATCAATTCATTACGATTTAACTTTAGCACCTAAAATAATTAACTTTTATAATAGAGAATGTGAACTGCAAAATATTTATAATTGGATATTCAATCAAAGTACTTCTTTAATATCGGTTTTAGGATTATCTGGAATTGGTAAAACTAGTCTGGTTAAAAGATTTATTGATTTACACTTAGATCAATTTGAAGTAATCATCTGGAGAAGTTTAAAGTATCCTAAAACGCTAAATTTACTTATTGATGATTTATTGAATGTTTGTCAACAAGAAGCTAAAGCAACTCTAGGTGATAAATTAAAACAATTCTATAATATTCTCACCAAGAATAAATGCTTAATCATTCTTGATGATCTTCATCATATATTTGTCAGCGGTCAATTCGCTGGAAAATATCAAAGTGAATATCAAGATTATCAAAACTTTTTTACAATGATTGCAAAAATTGAACATCAAAGTAGTGTCATTCTCATCAGTCAAGAACAATGTGCAGAAATGGAATCTTTAGATGAGAATCTATATCCGATGAAATTTTTAGAGTTATCAGGTTTATATGATGACCAAATTTTAAAAAATACAGGATTAGAGGATGAGGATAGCTGGTTAAAATTAATTGATTTATATGAGGGAAATTTTCGTTACTTAAAAAGTATTACTAGTTCAATTAAAAGGATTTTTGATAGTAAAGTTGCTAATTTTTTAGCAGAGAATGAATTAGTTATTACTAAGGATATGCAATGTTTACTTGGTCAAGCATTTAACCATATATCACCTATAGAACAGCAGATTATTTTAGAATTGAGTAAATTTTCTCAAGCTGTATCCAGAGAAGATTTAAAAGCAACTTTAGAGTTATCTTCCAGCGATTTTATAAATGGGTTAGAATCTCTACAACAAAGGTATTTAATTCAAAAAACAAAAGCGGACAAAATTTTGTTTAAATTATCTCCAGTTTTTAGGCAATATGTAAGAAGTATTTGTTAA
- a CDS encoding GAF domain-containing protein produces MGQPQKPIAAEQQILSLGRVLQKLREADSVDVLIETTIAYLQEEFDYKLIWIALYDRVNHILSGKGGIIPASDTNFLQQRVVLSPGDLFEQVVIEQRPLGIPDLQVEHRVEGWQELAIKFQIQGTIILPIRYKQYCLGLVLLGSQHWGYLLAGEARARLLIVLGELGAALYQHQLDLQRQQTKRYDEPLLKLLENLNTLNNLDHRLKAVVVATHQFVCPTDTKIYWFEPQGRSFRCRVSNQLGNIGLNSTRQQPALGITVQELSDFYYALAVNQIVWIGESRSSLKSDFTVKLLERLQVRSLLAAPIMWQKDLLGFLAIESNQPRIWMETDKNFVQAAAGLISLVAPTDSIESTIKEIQQNAQLTSQVAQAIYSDDDLQETLKTSAKQVLERLAANRFLLLQYNPQQNNYQFLDQSQTQNYQPLTFALNALKEVDSQLLQRASTAVGIENLDEDLRFFNWRPSLVKNGVKSFLVCNCTQGHKPTALLVVTHQSQRSWTTLEKELLWAVSQQIGVIIHQWELQASNEQQEKILRGSQQYLRILAQGQKHQPEAGEMYLERTAIKQIASILGCPVALLLTWSPGQQRAEIIPGVITNSLFGVAIDASLSIQSEALIQWALATDGHLVLKVDDLPPGTRKWLYGTGIGQIFVMALRTYTDEQPTGVVVLADNREQSWSQQSLSAIATLIYQLAWSGRQQKITQIIESTTQELRQLNWYKHRRLEDIQRTTTLLIGQIHDLGIPTNELTKTRYDLLLRQLDKTNNSMTGLLKLEQWELDINWETIPIATLLKRSLERVETLLKQQKLWIGVHGLGQGIVDQQAPKSSSDLNGVQTSMVIVGDIAKIELVLHELLLAACQRSHSGGRIDIWCRRLDERTLDLSITDNGAIEPQLLKELNQHTPKDVLAPSILDQPPGLHLQICQNLMQQLRGELHFYQLPDNRVVSRLLLLLASN; encoded by the coding sequence ATGGGGCAGCCACAAAAACCTATAGCCGCCGAACAACAGATCCTTTCCTTGGGGCGGGTCCTCCAGAAGCTCAGGGAAGCCGATAGTGTTGACGTTCTGATTGAAACTACTATTGCCTATCTCCAAGAGGAGTTTGACTACAAACTGATTTGGATTGCGCTTTACGATCGCGTCAATCATATATTGTCTGGCAAAGGCGGCATAATCCCCGCAAGTGACACCAATTTTTTACAACAGCGGGTGGTTCTCAGTCCTGGGGATTTATTCGAGCAGGTGGTGATTGAGCAGCGTCCCTTAGGTATACCCGATTTACAAGTCGAACACCGAGTTGAGGGATGGCAAGAATTAGCTATCAAATTCCAAATCCAAGGGACAATCATTTTACCAATTCGCTATAAACAGTACTGTTTGGGTCTGGTATTACTCGGTTCGCAGCACTGGGGCTACTTACTGGCTGGAGAAGCCAGAGCCAGGCTGTTGATAGTTCTAGGCGAGTTGGGAGCAGCACTTTATCAACATCAGTTGGATTTACAGCGCCAGCAAACTAAACGCTATGATGAGCCGTTGTTAAAATTGCTGGAAAATTTAAACACCCTCAATAACCTAGATCACAGGCTAAAAGCAGTAGTAGTAGCGACCCATCAATTTGTCTGTCCCACGGATACGAAGATTTACTGGTTTGAACCCCAAGGGCGGTCTTTTCGATGTCGGGTCAGCAATCAACTGGGTAACATTGGTCTCAATTCTACACGTCAGCAACCAGCCTTGGGCATAACGGTGCAAGAATTGAGCGATTTTTATTATGCTTTGGCTGTTAATCAAATTGTTTGGATTGGCGAGTCACGCAGTTCTCTGAAAAGCGATTTTACTGTCAAATTGCTCGAACGTCTGCAAGTGCGATCGCTGTTAGCAGCTCCAATTATGTGGCAAAAAGATTTGCTAGGTTTTCTGGCGATTGAAAGCAATCAACCGCGAATTTGGATGGAGACAGACAAAAATTTTGTCCAAGCTGCTGCAGGGTTAATTTCTCTAGTGGCTCCCACCGACAGCATCGAAAGCACTATCAAGGAAATTCAACAGAACGCCCAGTTAACTAGCCAAGTTGCCCAAGCTATATATAGTGATGATGACCTCCAGGAAACATTAAAAACCTCTGCCAAACAAGTTTTGGAGCGACTAGCAGCTAACCGCTTTTTACTTTTACAGTATAACCCTCAGCAAAATAATTATCAATTTCTTGATCAAAGTCAGACTCAAAATTATCAACCGTTGACATTTGCCCTCAATGCTCTTAAAGAAGTGGATTCGCAGCTTTTACAGCGTGCAAGTACAGCAGTGGGGATTGAGAATTTAGATGAGGATTTGCGGTTTTTTAACTGGCGTCCTTCTTTGGTGAAAAATGGCGTGAAATCGTTCTTAGTTTGCAACTGCACTCAAGGCCATAAACCAACAGCCCTATTGGTCGTCACTCACCAAAGTCAGCGTTCTTGGACAACTCTGGAAAAGGAACTACTCTGGGCTGTTAGTCAACAGATTGGTGTTATTATCCACCAGTGGGAACTGCAAGCTAGTAACGAGCAGCAAGAAAAAATTTTACGTGGTTCTCAGCAATACTTACGCATTCTGGCACAAGGACAGAAGCATCAACCCGAAGCCGGCGAAATGTATCTGGAACGCACAGCCATCAAACAAATAGCATCTATTTTGGGCTGTCCCGTGGCGCTACTGTTAACCTGGTCTCCCGGTCAACAACGGGCAGAAATTATCCCTGGGGTGATTACCAATAGTCTATTTGGAGTTGCTATAGATGCATCCCTTTCCATTCAGAGTGAAGCCCTGATTCAGTGGGCACTAGCTACAGATGGTCATCTAGTCCTGAAGGTCGATGATTTGCCCCCAGGAACCAGGAAATGGTTGTATGGTACAGGAATTGGTCAAATTTTTGTAATGGCATTACGTACTTACACTGATGAGCAACCCACAGGTGTGGTAGTATTGGCAGATAATCGAGAGCAATCTTGGTCGCAACAAAGTCTGAGTGCGATCGCCACTCTGATTTATCAATTAGCTTGGTCGGGGCGTCAGCAAAAAATTACCCAAATTATCGAGTCCACAACCCAGGAATTACGACAACTCAATTGGTACAAACATCGTCGTTTAGAAGATATCCAAAGAACGACGACGCTGTTGATTGGTCAAATACACGATTTGGGTATTCCGACTAACGAACTAACCAAGACTCGTTATGATCTGCTGTTACGACAGTTAGACAAAACAAATAATTCCATGACTGGACTGCTGAAACTTGAGCAGTGGGAGTTAGATATCAATTGGGAAACTATCCCTATAGCCACTCTGCTCAAGCGATCGCTAGAACGAGTGGAAACTTTACTTAAACAACAAAAGTTGTGGATCGGTGTGCATGGTTTGGGACAGGGGATAGTCGATCAGCAAGCACCAAAAAGCTCTTCAGACCTCAATGGGGTGCAAACCTCAATGGTTATCGTCGGCGATATTGCCAAAATTGAATTGGTTCTCCATGAATTGTTGCTGGCGGCCTGTCAGCGTTCTCATAGTGGCGGCAGAATTGATATCTGGTGTCGTCGTTTAGATGAGCGCACCTTAGATCTATCGATTACAGATAATGGCGCCATTGAACCACAGCTACTCAAAGAGTTAAATCAACATACACCCAAGGATGTCCTTGCGCCCTCTATCCTCGACCAACCACCAGGTTTGCATCTGCAGATCTGCCAAAACCTCATGCAGCAATTGAGAGGCGAATTGCATTTCTATCAACTACCAGATAATCGGGTAGTTAGTCGTTTGCTATTGTTGTTAGCCAGTAATTAG
- a CDS encoding DUF2256 domain-containing protein, which translates to MGRTRSKSDLPEKICPVCQLPFTWRKKWQDCWDEVKYCSERCRRRRSEAKNQANDK; encoded by the coding sequence ATGGGGCGTACACGTTCTAAATCTGACCTACCGGAAAAAATCTGTCCGGTGTGTCAACTTCCCTTCACTTGGCGCAAGAAATGGCAAGATTGCTGGGACGAAGTGAAATACTGCTCAGAGCGTTGTCGTCGTCGGCGTTCTGAAGCGAAAAATCAAGCGAATGATAAGTAA
- a CDS encoding isoaspartyl peptidase/L-asparaginase translates to MNLHVQPKLIIHGGAGSSLQGKGGLEAVRRSLHTIIESVYSLLASGANASEAVVLGCQMLEDEPRFNAGTGSVLQSDGQIRMSASLMDGALGRFSGVINISRVKNPIELAQFLQNSPDRVLSDYGSAELARELQVPSYNGLTELRLQEWIQERQGNFKSTMAGVVAEPELVESSSARRGTIGVVALDTYGNLSAGTSTGGKGFERIGRVSDSAMPAGNYATKYAAVSCTGIGEDIIDECLAAKIVVRVTDGLSLQDAVQRSFVEAHANKRDFGAIALDANGAIAWGKTSEVLLAAYHNGVTIGDTLEWTDNELMGYC, encoded by the coding sequence ATGAATTTACACGTGCAACCAAAATTAATTATTCATGGCGGTGCTGGTAGTTCTCTCCAAGGTAAGGGAGGATTGGAGGCGGTGCGGCGATCGCTCCATACAATCATAGAGTCGGTCTATTCTCTGTTAGCCTCTGGTGCAAATGCTTCTGAGGCGGTAGTCTTAGGTTGCCAAATGCTGGAAGATGAACCCCGCTTCAATGCTGGGACTGGTTCGGTATTACAATCTGATGGTCAAATCCGCATGAGTGCTTCTCTGATGGATGGCGCATTAGGGCGCTTTAGTGGTGTAATTAATATCTCACGGGTGAAAAATCCCATTGAGTTGGCGCAATTTTTACAAAACTCGCCAGATCGGGTACTCTCAGATTACGGTTCGGCTGAACTGGCACGAGAATTACAAGTTCCCAGCTACAATGGTTTAACTGAGTTGCGTTTGCAAGAATGGATTCAGGAGCGTCAAGGGAACTTTAAAAGTACGATGGCTGGGGTCGTAGCAGAACCTGAACTCGTGGAAAGTAGCAGTGCCCGACGTGGTACTATAGGTGTAGTAGCTTTAGATACCTATGGTAATCTGTCTGCAGGCACTTCTACAGGCGGCAAAGGCTTTGAGCGCATTGGTCGTGTAAGTGATTCTGCGATGCCTGCTGGTAATTATGCTACAAAATATGCCGCCGTAAGTTGTACTGGTATTGGCGAAGATATTATTGATGAGTGCTTGGCTGCGAAGATTGTAGTACGTGTGACAGATGGTTTATCCCTTCAGGATGCTGTCCAGCGATCATTTGTAGAAGCCCACGCCAACAAGCGAGATTTTGGCGCGATCGCCTTGGATGCAAATGGTGCAATCGCATGGGGTAAAACCAGCGAAGTCTTACTTGCAGCCTACCACAACGGCGTCACGATTGGCGATACATTGGAATGGACTGACAACGAATTGATGGGCTATTGCTGA
- a CDS encoding DUF29 family protein, whose product MEELLELRQLLEQGKIPEALLLVDELEEMSLSDKINKIDSYGVILLIHLIKQKAENRLTRSWEISIENAVREINKINKRRKSGGFYLTPAELMEILQQAYQVALKRAALEAFEGRYETEELAAMVDETEILAQALQLIQQ is encoded by the coding sequence ATGGAAGAACTGCTAGAACTTAGACAACTTCTAGAACAAGGCAAAATTCCCGAAGCATTGCTGCTAGTCGATGAGTTAGAAGAAATGAGCCTGAGTGACAAAATCAATAAAATTGATAGCTATGGCGTCATTCTGCTCATCCACTTAATTAAACAAAAAGCCGAAAACCGTTTGACTCGCTCTTGGGAGATTTCCATAGAAAATGCAGTCCGGGAAATCAACAAAATTAACAAGCGCCGCAAATCTGGTGGTTTCTACTTGACGCCAGCAGAACTAATGGAAATTCTGCAACAAGCATATCAAGTAGCCCTCAAAAGAGCGGCGCTAGAAGCTTTTGAGGGGCGTTATGAAACGGAAGAATTAGCCGCAATGGTGGACGAGACGGAAATTTTAGCTCAAGCGCTGCAATTGATTCAGCAATAG
- the glmU gene encoding bifunctional UDP-N-acetylglucosamine diphosphorylase/glucosamine-1-phosphate N-acetyltransferase GlmU — protein sequence MVVVAILAAGRGTRMKSQLPKVLHSLGGRSVVERVIDSVEPLSPSRRLVIVGYQAQFVKTALQSMPSLEFVEQTVQLGTGHAIQQLLPHLQGYTGDLLILNGDVPLLRTETLKHLWETHQQNQNDATILTAHLPEPQGYGRVFCNGENIVQQMVEHKDCTAVQRQNNRINAGIYCFRWPNLAEVLPHLQANNAQKEYYLTDAVTQVGKVMAVDVEDYQEILGINDRLQLATAYEILQQRVKRKWMLAGVTLIDPGSITIDDTVELQPDVIIEPQTHLRGNTVIQTGSRIGPGSLIENSQLGENVRVQYSVVTDSTVQAGSQIGPYAHLRGHAQVGAGCRIGNFVELKNTQLGDRTNVAHLSYLGDTTAGTQVNIGAGTITANYDGVKKHRTKIGDRTKTGSNSVLVAPVTLGDDVYVAAGSTVTEDVPDDSLVIARARQVVKPGWRKQS from the coding sequence ATGGTAGTTGTAGCAATTCTAGCGGCGGGACGGGGCACACGGATGAAATCACAGCTACCCAAAGTGTTACATTCTTTGGGTGGGCGATCGGTAGTCGAAAGAGTTATCGACAGCGTAGAACCGCTTTCGCCTTCACGGCGGTTAGTGATTGTGGGGTATCAAGCACAGTTCGTGAAAACAGCCTTACAATCAATGCCCAGTTTGGAGTTTGTGGAACAGACTGTGCAACTAGGAACAGGTCATGCGATCCAGCAATTACTTCCCCACCTTCAAGGTTATACCGGAGATTTGCTGATATTAAACGGCGATGTGCCTTTGTTACGCACCGAAACTCTCAAACATCTGTGGGAAACTCACCAACAAAATCAAAATGACGCTACTATCCTCACAGCCCACTTGCCCGAACCTCAAGGTTACGGGCGGGTTTTTTGTAATGGTGAAAATATTGTCCAACAAATGGTGGAACACAAAGATTGTACTGCTGTTCAAAGACAAAATAACCGGATTAACGCCGGAATCTATTGCTTCCGTTGGCCGAATTTAGCAGAAGTGCTGCCCCACCTACAAGCCAATAATGCCCAAAAAGAATACTACCTCACCGATGCCGTCACCCAAGTAGGAAAAGTGATGGCAGTGGATGTGGAAGACTACCAGGAAATTCTCGGCATTAACGATCGCCTACAACTGGCAACAGCATACGAGATTTTGCAACAGCGCGTCAAGAGAAAATGGATGCTTGCTGGTGTCACCCTCATCGACCCTGGCAGTATTACCATTGATGACACCGTAGAATTACAGCCAGATGTAATTATTGAACCCCAAACCCACCTACGCGGCAATACCGTAATTCAGACAGGGAGCCGCATCGGTCCTGGGAGTTTAATTGAAAATAGCCAATTGGGCGAAAACGTCAGGGTTCAATATTCAGTTGTGACAGATAGTACAGTACAAGCGGGAAGCCAGATTGGTCCCTATGCCCATTTACGTGGTCATGCCCAAGTAGGTGCGGGTTGCCGCATCGGTAATTTTGTCGAATTAAAAAATACACAATTAGGTGATCGTACTAACGTTGCACATTTGTCATATTTAGGCGATACCACAGCCGGCACACAGGTGAATATCGGTGCAGGTACAATTACTGCTAACTATGACGGTGTGAAAAAACATCGGACAAAAATAGGCGATCGCACTAAAACTGGTTCTAATAGCGTGTTAGTTGCACCAGTTACCCTAGGTGATGATGTCTACGTGGCTGCAGGTTCCACGGTGACAGAAGATGTCCCAGATGATTCTCTGGTAATTGCGCGTGCGCGTCAGGTAGTCAAACCTGGTTGGCGCAAGCAGAGTTAA